A region of Vigna radiata var. radiata cultivar VC1973A chromosome 6, Vradiata_ver6, whole genome shotgun sequence DNA encodes the following proteins:
- the LOC106764436 gene encoding probable carboxylesterase 15, with product MVNQKKLVDEVSGWLRVYDDGSVDRTWTGPPEVKFMVEPVPAHVEFINGVAVRDTVTNNNLRVRLYLPEKVSNEEKLPIFLHFHGGGFCISEPDWFMYYQFYSQLARLARVIVVSCFLRRAPENRLPAAIDDGFSALLWLQDVAGRETEEPWLEKHGDFRRVFLIGDSSGANIVHEVAARAGKTQLKLISVAGGIPIHPGMMRSTRSRSELEKPQSPFLTLDMVDKFMSLALPLGSTKDHPIACPMGDSAPPLSGLKLPPFLLCLAELDLIFDTEMEYYEAMRMANKDVELYVNEGVTHSFYLNKIAVDMDPNTGAQTHALMARIKQFIEEH from the coding sequence ATGGTCAACCAGAAGAAGCTCGTTGATGAAGTGTCGGGTTGGCTTAGAGTCTACGATGACGGTTCGGTAGACCGAACATGGACCGGTCCTCCAGAGGTCAAATTCATGGTCGAACCGGTTCCTGCCCACGTCGAATTCATCAATGGAGTTGCTGTTCGTGATACTGTCACGAACAACAATCTCCGTGTACGACTTTACTTGCCGGAGAAAGTCTCTAACGAGGAGAAGCTTCccatttttcttcactttcatggTGGCGGGTTTTGCATAAGTGAACCGGATTGGTTCATGTACTATCAATTTTACTCACAGCTTGCTCGGTTAGCTCGAGTCATCGTTGTATCTTGTTTCCTTCGCCGTGCTCCAGAAAATCGTCTTCCTGCAGCAATTGACGACGGGTTTTCTGCTCTTCTCTGGCTACAGGATGTAGCTGGAAGAGAAACGGAAGAGCCGTGGCTTGAAAAACACGGTGATTTTCGTCGTGTTTTTCTGATCGGAGATAGCTCCGGTGCAAATATTGTTCATGAAGTGGCTGCTCGAGCTGGGAAGACACAACTGAAGCTGATAAGCGTAGCTGGAGGAATCCCTATTCATCCGGGGATGATGAGGTCGACACGGAGCAGGTCAGAGTTGGAAAAACCACAATCTCCATTCTTGACTTTGGATATGGTGGACAAGTTCATGAGCTTGGCATTGCCATTGGGTTCAACCAAGGACCACCCCATTGCGTGCCCCATGGGTGACAGCGCTCCGCCGCTGAGCGGGCTGAAACTGCCGCCGTTTCTGCTGTGCCTGGCGGAGCTGGACTTGATCTTTGACACAGAGATGGAGTACTACGAAGCCATGCGGATGGCCAACAAGGATGTGGAGTTGTATGTTAACGAAGGAGTGACTCATAGTTTCTATCTCAACAAAATTGCAGTGGACATGGATCCAAACACCGGTGCTCAAACGCATGCTCTTATGGCTAGAATCAAACAGTTCATTGAAGAGCactaa